In a single window of the Streptomyces sp. NBC_00094 genome:
- a CDS encoding WhiB family transcriptional regulator: MGWVADWSAQAACRTTDPDELFVQGAAQNRAKAVCTGCPVRTECLADALDNRVEFGVWGGMTERERRALLRRRPTVTSWRRLLETARTEYERGAGLLPVAIEDDATYEAYAAVG, from the coding sequence ATGGGCTGGGTAGCTGACTGGAGTGCGCAGGCGGCCTGCCGCACTACCGATCCGGATGAACTTTTCGTGCAGGGAGCGGCACAGAACAGGGCAAAGGCGGTGTGCACCGGATGTCCGGTGCGGACCGAGTGCCTCGCCGACGCCCTCGACAACCGCGTGGAGTTCGGCGTGTGGGGTGGCATGACGGAGCGAGAGCGCCGCGCCCTGCTGCGCCGACGGCCGACCGTCACCTCGTGGCGCCGGCTCCTGGAGACCGCGCGGACGGAGTACGAGCGCGGTGCGGGCCTGCTGCCCGTGGCGATCGAGGACGACGCGACGTACGAGGCGTACGCCGCGGTCGGATAG
- a CDS encoding gamma carbonic anhydrase family protein produces the protein MLIEHEGHAPTVHPTAYVAPTATLSGDVRVGAGCRILFGAVLTAEGGPVELGEGCIVMENAVLRGTRRDPLTLGRHVLVGPTSYLTGCAVEDEVFLATGSRVFNGARIGARSEVRINGVVHLRTVLPADATVPIGWVAVGNPARILPSNDHGEIWETQKELDFPGYVFGLDRPAEGESIMPSVSERFGRALGRHRDDRTL, from the coding sequence ATGCTGATCGAACACGAAGGCCACGCTCCGACCGTCCACCCCACCGCGTACGTCGCCCCGACGGCGACACTCTCCGGTGACGTACGCGTCGGCGCGGGCTGCCGGATCCTCTTCGGAGCCGTACTGACCGCCGAGGGTGGTCCGGTCGAGCTCGGCGAGGGCTGCATCGTCATGGAGAACGCGGTCCTGCGCGGCACCCGCCGCGACCCCCTGACCCTGGGACGGCACGTCCTGGTCGGACCCACCTCCTACCTCACCGGCTGTGCGGTGGAGGACGAGGTGTTCCTCGCCACCGGCAGCCGGGTGTTCAACGGGGCGAGGATCGGGGCGCGTTCGGAGGTCCGTATCAACGGCGTCGTGCACCTGCGGACCGTGCTCCCCGCCGACGCCACGGTCCCGATCGGCTGGGTCGCGGTCGGGAACCCGGCGCGGATCCTCCCGTCGAACGACCACGGCGAGATCTGGGAGACACAGAAGGAGCTGGACTTCCCCGGCTACGTCTTCGGTCTGGACCGGCCGGCGGAGGGGGAGAGCATCATGCCGTCCGTCTCCGAGCGCTTCGGCCGCGCGCTGGGCCGCCACCGCGACGACCGCACGCTCTGA
- a CDS encoding GatB/YqeY domain-containing protein → MTTLKEKLKADLDAAIRGRDELRSSTLRLTITAITMEEVAGKSKRELSDDEVLKVIAKEAKKRREAADAFAQGGRTESAERERAEGVLLDAYLPKQLSDEELDGIVAAAVEEAKAAGAEGPRAMGAVMKIVNPKVAGQAEGGRVAASVKKLLAG, encoded by the coding sequence ATGACCACGCTCAAGGAGAAGCTCAAGGCCGACCTCGACGCCGCGATCAGGGGGCGCGACGAACTGCGTTCCTCGACCCTGCGGCTGACCATCACCGCGATCACCATGGAGGAGGTCGCGGGCAAGTCCAAGCGCGAACTTTCCGACGACGAGGTGCTGAAGGTGATCGCCAAGGAGGCGAAGAAGCGCCGCGAGGCCGCGGACGCCTTCGCCCAGGGCGGCCGCACCGAGTCCGCCGAGCGGGAGCGGGCGGAGGGCGTCCTCCTCGACGCGTACCTGCCGAAGCAGCTCAGCGACGAGGAGCTCGACGGGATCGTCGCGGCGGCCGTCGAGGAGGCGAAGGCGGCGGGTGCCGAGGGGCCGCGTGCCATGGGCGCCGTCATGAAGATCGTGAACCCGAAGGTGGCCGGGCAGGCCGAGGGCGGCCGCGTCGCCGCCTCCGTGAAGAAGCTGCTCGCGGGCTGA
- a CDS encoding serine/threonine-protein kinase, with amino-acid sequence MCIGRGGMGEVWQATDEVLGRPVAVKLMLGHGSDPSAADRFRLEAQTAARLSHPHVVGVFDFGTWDGKLFLVMELVEGDSLAGSPADPMVLPAERVAVVAAHAAAGLAAAHRQGVVHRDIKPGNLLVDAEGTVKLADFGIARFVDDPSGALTTTGQIVGTGLYLAPERALGQSASSASDVYSLGCVLYQLLTGNPPFRADTATALLYQHIDTAPVPPGRLGVMLPPAFETYLLSLLAKQPEQRPSAQAIADWFSSGAWRGYPQPPQQNHPNQQSHQNQQIQQGHRPQQAQQMQQGHRPQQPHQLQQPQPAHQPQRHAPHQPAPAPVSRRRERPAAASTGGGLAELSRRRPRKTAAVAGAIAFVVFLVIGMALLS; translated from the coding sequence GTGTGTATCGGCCGGGGCGGCATGGGCGAGGTGTGGCAGGCCACCGACGAGGTCCTGGGCCGGCCCGTGGCCGTGAAGCTGATGCTGGGCCACGGTTCCGACCCGTCCGCGGCCGACCGCTTCCGGCTGGAGGCGCAGACCGCCGCGCGGCTGAGCCACCCGCACGTGGTGGGCGTCTTCGACTTCGGTACGTGGGACGGAAAGCTGTTCCTCGTCATGGAGTTGGTCGAGGGCGACAGCCTCGCGGGCAGCCCGGCCGATCCGATGGTCCTGCCGGCCGAGCGGGTGGCCGTGGTCGCCGCCCACGCCGCCGCCGGGCTCGCGGCCGCCCACCGGCAGGGTGTCGTGCACCGCGACATCAAGCCGGGGAACCTGCTGGTCGACGCCGAGGGCACGGTGAAGCTGGCCGACTTCGGTATCGCGCGGTTCGTCGACGACCCTTCCGGTGCGCTCACGACGACGGGCCAGATCGTCGGTACGGGGCTGTACCTCGCGCCCGAGCGGGCCCTCGGCCAGTCCGCCTCGTCGGCCTCCGACGTGTACTCGCTGGGGTGTGTGCTCTACCAACTCCTCACCGGAAACCCGCCGTTCCGCGCGGACACGGCCACGGCCCTGCTGTACCAGCACATCGACACCGCGCCGGTGCCGCCCGGCCGGCTGGGCGTGATGCTGCCGCCCGCCTTCGAGACGTACCTGCTGAGCCTGCTGGCCAAGCAGCCGGAGCAGCGGCCCTCGGCGCAGGCGATCGCGGACTGGTTCTCCTCCGGCGCCTGGCGCGGCTACCCCCAGCCGCCCCAGCAGAACCACCCGAATCAGCAGAGCCACCAGAACCAGCAGATTCAGCAGGGTCACCGGCCCCAGCAGGCGCAGCAGATGCAGCAGGGTCACCGGCCTCAGCAGCCCCATCAGCTCCAGCAGCCTCAGCCGGCCCATCAGCCCCAGCGTCACGCCCCGCACCAGCCTGCGCCCGCGCCCGTCTCCCGGCGGCGTGAGCGTCCGGCCGCCGCCTCCACCGGCGGCGGTCTCGCCGAGTTGTCGCGGCGCCGTCCCCGTAAGACGGCGGCCGTCGCCGGGGCCATCGCCTTCGTCGTCTTCCTGGTCATCGGCATGGCCTTGCTCTCCTGA
- a CDS encoding glycosyltransferase family 2 protein — translation MTRPRTGVAVLTMGSRPDELRALLDAVARQDEPAARIVVVGNGAGSLPELPEGVTGVELPENRGVSGGRNVAIETLRAFGDVDVVVDLDDDGLLVDTDVLRRLADLYEADPALGIVSFRIADETGETQRRHVPRLGAKDPLLGGEVTTFLGGGHGLSMPMLDRIGGWPEDFFFTHEETDLAWRALDADWKVLYAPELLLQHPKTSPARHAVYYRMTARNRVWLAKRNLPVLLVPVYLGVWTLLTLARTRSLPGLAAWFGGFAEGVRRPCGPRRPMRWSTVGRMTRLGRPPII, via the coding sequence GTGACACGACCGCGTACGGGTGTGGCGGTACTGACGATGGGCTCGCGCCCCGACGAGCTGCGGGCCCTGCTCGACGCCGTGGCGCGGCAGGACGAGCCGGCCGCCCGGATCGTCGTCGTCGGCAACGGCGCGGGATCGCTCCCGGAGCTCCCCGAGGGCGTCACCGGTGTCGAACTCCCCGAGAACAGGGGAGTGTCGGGCGGCCGGAACGTCGCCATCGAGACGCTGCGCGCGTTCGGTGACGTCGACGTGGTGGTGGACCTCGACGACGACGGCCTGCTCGTCGACACGGACGTCCTCCGCCGCCTCGCCGACCTGTACGAGGCCGACCCCGCACTCGGGATCGTCTCGTTCCGCATCGCCGACGAGACCGGCGAGACGCAGCGCCGGCACGTCCCCCGCCTCGGGGCGAAGGACCCGCTGCTCGGCGGCGAGGTCACGACGTTCCTCGGTGGCGGCCACGGTCTTTCGATGCCGATGCTCGACCGGATCGGCGGCTGGCCGGAGGACTTCTTCTTCACCCACGAGGAGACCGACCTCGCCTGGCGGGCCCTCGACGCGGACTGGAAGGTCCTCTACGCGCCGGAACTCCTGCTCCAGCACCCCAAGACCAGCCCGGCCCGGCACGCCGTCTACTACCGGATGACCGCCCGCAACCGCGTCTGGCTGGCCAAGCGCAACCTGCCCGTCCTGCTGGTCCCCGTCTACCTCGGCGTCTGGACCCTCCTGACCCTGGCCCGGACCCGCTCCCTGCCGGGCCTCGCGGCCTGGTTCGGCGGCTTCGCGGAGGGCGTCCGCCGCCCCTGCGGCCCGCGCCGCCCCATGCGCTGGTCCACGGTGGGCCGCATGACCCGGCTGGGCCGCCCGCCGATCATCTAG
- a CDS encoding SHOCT domain-containing protein — protein MPGLLRGVARTAVVAGTATAVSNRVSRRQAGRWAQQEPAPEQRAPAPPAPAPAAPVDDMSNKLEQLKELGQLKEQGVLTEEEFATQKSRILAS, from the coding sequence ATGCCAGGACTTCTTCGAGGGGTGGCACGCACCGCCGTGGTGGCCGGGACGGCGACCGCGGTCTCCAACCGGGTCTCACGGCGCCAGGCGGGACGCTGGGCCCAGCAGGAACCGGCACCCGAACAGCGTGCACCGGCACCCCCGGCGCCGGCGCCCGCCGCACCGGTCGACGACATGAGCAACAAGCTCGAGCAGCTCAAGGAACTCGGACAGCTGAAGGAACAAGGCGTACTGACCGAGGAGGAGTTCGCGACTCAGAAGAGCCGGATCCTCGCCTCGTGA
- a CDS encoding DUF6325 family protein, which translates to MSDVIEDMGPVDFLVIEFPGNRMTGEGFPLLLDLVDRGVIRVLDLLFVRKDDDGSVVALELADLDGDGRLDLSVFEGASSGLLGQSDLDEAGMALEPGNAAGILVYENLWAAPLARALRRGGAQLVAGGRIPVQALLASLEAAEAAEGDRPAA; encoded by the coding sequence ATGAGCGACGTAATCGAAGACATGGGACCGGTCGACTTCCTGGTCATCGAGTTCCCGGGTAACCGCATGACGGGTGAGGGCTTCCCCCTGTTGCTCGACCTGGTGGACCGCGGCGTCATCCGCGTTCTCGACCTCCTGTTCGTACGGAAGGACGACGACGGGAGTGTCGTCGCTCTGGAGCTGGCGGATCTGGACGGTGACGGCCGGCTCGACCTGTCCGTGTTCGAGGGTGCTTCGTCCGGGCTTCTGGGCCAGAGCGACCTCGACGAGGCAGGGATGGCGCTGGAACCCGGCAACGCGGCCGGAATCCTGGTGTACGAGAACCTTTGGGCCGCGCCCCTCGCGCGAGCCCTGCGGCGCGGCGGTGCACAACTCGTCGCGGGCGGACGCATCCCCGTACAAGCCCTCCTGGCCTCGCTCGAAGCCGCGGAGGCGGCAGAGGGTGACAGGCCCGCTGCCTGA
- a CDS encoding metallophosphoesterase codes for MRARYGIPLKITAGLTATAAAGLVYAAGFEARSFRLRRVTVPVLPRGMRDLRVLQVSDIHMVSGQGKKRAWLQSLAGLRPDFVVNTGDNLSDPDAVPEVLDALGPLMEFPGVYVFGSNDYYGPRLRNPARYLREKAQGRHGLNGNKPVVGAVHNPWEGMRDAFDAAGWVNLTNTRGTLKLPEAQLAFTGLDDPHIKRDRYERVAGGPDTAADFTMGVVHAPYLRSLDAFTADGYELILAGHTHGGQLCIPFYGALVTNCDLDTDRVKGLSTHTVGDRNSYLHVSAGCGTNRFTPVRFACPPEVTLLTLTARA; via the coding sequence ATGCGCGCACGGTACGGGATCCCCCTGAAGATCACGGCAGGCCTCACGGCGACGGCTGCGGCCGGACTCGTCTACGCGGCCGGCTTCGAGGCCCGCTCCTTCCGGCTCCGCCGCGTGACCGTGCCCGTCCTCCCGCGCGGCATGCGCGACCTGCGGGTCCTTCAGGTCTCCGACATCCACATGGTCAGCGGCCAGGGCAAGAAGCGGGCCTGGCTCCAGTCGCTCGCCGGCCTCCGCCCGGACTTCGTCGTCAACACCGGCGACAACCTCTCCGACCCCGACGCCGTGCCGGAGGTCCTGGACGCGCTCGGCCCGCTGATGGAGTTCCCGGGCGTGTACGTCTTCGGCTCCAACGACTACTACGGACCCCGGCTGCGCAACCCCGCCCGGTACCTGAGGGAGAAGGCCCAGGGCCGTCACGGCCTCAACGGCAACAAGCCCGTCGTCGGCGCCGTCCACAACCCGTGGGAGGGCATGCGGGACGCCTTCGACGCGGCCGGCTGGGTGAACCTCACCAACACGCGCGGCACGCTCAAACTGCCCGAGGCCCAGCTGGCCTTCACCGGCCTCGACGACCCGCACATCAAGCGCGACCGGTACGAGCGCGTGGCCGGCGGCCCCGACACCGCGGCCGACTTCACGATGGGCGTCGTCCACGCCCCGTACCTGCGCTCCCTCGACGCCTTCACGGCGGACGGCTACGAGCTGATCCTCGCCGGACACACCCACGGCGGACAGCTGTGCATCCCCTTCTACGGGGCGCTCGTCACCAACTGCGACCTGGACACCGACCGGGTGAAGGGGCTGTCGACCCACACGGTCGGCGACCGGAACTCCTACCTGCACGTCTCGGCCGGCTGCGGCACGAACCGGTTCACCCCGGTCCGCTTCGCCTGCCCGCCGGAGGTCACCCTGCTCACGCTGACGGCCCGCGCCTGA
- a CDS encoding Pr6Pr family membrane protein yields the protein MLTPHSADSSSVPASAVIPPALRRPYAAAFRGLIALCAATGLVIECVHGNVFVVLSFFTIWSNILVAVVFGWGALRAWNRRPPLPALWTGGALLCITVVGLVFHLVLDNEASEFNQAAEIARLTGAKAVANQLLHTVTPIGAVLDFLLLTLPGALRWRHAAQWLAAPGLYFAFALVRGELISPDAPTRYTYPFLDVTAHGYDGVLTNAVVLGAGFYVLGLAIVALDRVRPAVRLSENRISPQSARGLK from the coding sequence ATGCTCACGCCTCACTCCGCCGACTCCTCGTCCGTGCCGGCCTCCGCCGTCATACCCCCCGCCCTGCGCCGCCCCTACGCAGCGGCGTTCCGGGGCCTGATCGCGCTGTGCGCGGCGACGGGCCTCGTCATCGAGTGCGTCCACGGGAACGTGTTCGTCGTCCTGAGCTTCTTCACGATCTGGTCGAACATCCTGGTCGCCGTGGTGTTCGGCTGGGGTGCCCTCCGCGCCTGGAACCGCCGCCCGCCACTCCCCGCCCTGTGGACCGGCGGCGCCCTGCTCTGCATCACGGTCGTCGGCCTCGTCTTCCACCTGGTCCTCGACAACGAGGCGAGCGAGTTCAACCAGGCCGCCGAGATCGCCCGCCTGACCGGCGCGAAGGCCGTCGCCAACCAGCTCCTGCACACGGTCACCCCGATCGGCGCGGTGCTCGACTTCCTCCTCCTCACCCTCCCCGGCGCCCTCCGCTGGCGCCACGCCGCCCAGTGGCTCGCGGCCCCCGGCCTCTACTTCGCCTTCGCCCTGGTCCGCGGCGAGCTGATCTCCCCGGACGCCCCGACCCGCTACACGTACCCGTTCCTCGACGTCACCGCCCACGGCTACGACGGCGTCCTCACCAACGCCGTCGTGCTGGGCGCGGGCTTCTACGTCCTGGGCCTGGCGATCGTCGCTCTCGATCGTGTCCGACCTGCGGTGCGGCTCTCCGAAAACCGGATTTCTCCTCAGAGCGCGCGTGGGCTAAAGTAA
- a CDS encoding transglycosylase domain-containing protein, with protein MAKKRSGGGLTGTQQAAKFLGVSVLAGAVLAGIALPAAGALGLAAKGTVEGFDEIPSNLKTPPLSQRTTILDAEGGLIATVYSRDRKVVPLDKISPYMQKAIVAIEDGRFYEHGAIDLKGVLRAINRNAQSGGVAQGASTLTQQYVKNVFVEEAGDDPEKVAQATQQTIGRKVRELKFAIQVEEELGKKKILENYLNITFFGQQAYGIEAASQRYFSKRAADLTLGEAAMMAGLVQSPSRYDPINDIQEATKRRNVVLQRMADVKDISQAEADKAKAAPLKLKVKTPKNGCITAVDGAGFFCDYVRKTILSDPTFGKTAEERQKLWNLGGLTVKTTLDPRAQAAANEAAVAKINKDDPVAASVVQVQPRTGRILSMGQSRPYGLDQKQHQTTLNLAVGSKMGGTTYGFQVGSTFKPITAAAALEKGLSPAQTFDTPWKIHIPESDYTRCDGKPAGYADWEIGNELESEKGMYDMTSALGKSINTYFAKLEQMAGLCETITMAKKVGYERELGKKLQQLPSVTLGAQESTPLDMASAYATFANRGIYCTPVAIESVRAANGDKLNVPQTKCTRAMSDRTADMINQMLKGVVEDGTGQKAGLSDRDNAGKTGTTNDRKDAWFVGYTPNLSTAVWVGDDVGEKKSMYDITIGGEFYDKVCGGCLPGPIWRIAMTGALNASETPGFTPIAVPRAKPKEEKKEGDKPKKPGDAKPGDTKPPTDPFPGITLPPDLIGGGDGGRGRGNR; from the coding sequence ATGGCAAAGAAGCGCTCGGGCGGTGGTCTGACCGGGACCCAGCAGGCCGCCAAGTTCCTCGGTGTCAGTGTGCTCGCAGGAGCCGTGCTGGCGGGCATCGCCCTGCCCGCGGCCGGAGCACTCGGACTCGCCGCGAAGGGCACGGTCGAGGGGTTCGACGAGATCCCCTCCAACCTGAAGACCCCGCCGCTGAGTCAGCGCACCACCATCCTCGACGCCGAAGGCGGTCTCATCGCCACGGTGTACTCGCGGGACCGGAAGGTCGTCCCGCTGGACAAGATCTCCCCGTACATGCAGAAGGCGATCGTCGCGATCGAGGACGGACGCTTCTACGAGCACGGGGCGATCGACCTCAAGGGTGTGCTGCGCGCGATCAACCGCAACGCGCAGTCGGGCGGTGTCGCGCAGGGCGCGTCCACCCTCACCCAGCAGTACGTGAAGAACGTCTTCGTCGAGGAGGCGGGTGACGACCCCGAGAAGGTCGCGCAGGCCACCCAGCAGACCATCGGCCGCAAGGTCCGCGAGCTGAAGTTCGCGATCCAGGTCGAGGAGGAGCTGGGCAAGAAGAAGATCCTGGAGAACTACCTCAACATCACGTTCTTCGGGCAGCAGGCCTACGGCATCGAGGCCGCCTCCCAGCGGTACTTCTCCAAGCGCGCCGCCGACCTGACCCTGGGCGAGGCGGCGATGATGGCCGGTCTCGTCCAGTCGCCGAGCCGCTACGACCCGATCAACGACATCCAGGAAGCCACGAAGCGCCGCAACGTGGTCCTCCAGCGGATGGCCGACGTGAAGGACATCAGCCAGGCGGAGGCGGACAAGGCGAAGGCCGCTCCGCTCAAGCTGAAGGTCAAGACGCCGAAGAACGGCTGCATCACCGCCGTCGACGGCGCCGGCTTCTTCTGCGACTACGTCCGCAAGACGATCCTCAGCGACCCGACCTTCGGGAAGACGGCCGAGGAGCGGCAGAAGCTGTGGAACCTCGGCGGTCTCACCGTCAAGACCACGCTCGACCCGCGCGCGCAGGCCGCCGCCAACGAGGCCGCCGTCGCGAAGATCAACAAGGACGACCCGGTCGCCGCCTCGGTGGTGCAGGTCCAGCCCCGCACCGGCCGGATCCTGTCGATGGGCCAGTCCCGCCCGTACGGCCTGGACCAGAAGCAGCACCAGACCACGCTCAACCTCGCCGTCGGCAGCAAGATGGGCGGCACCACGTACGGCTTCCAGGTCGGCTCGACCTTCAAGCCGATCACGGCCGCGGCGGCGCTGGAGAAGGGCCTGAGCCCGGCGCAGACCTTCGACACCCCGTGGAAGATCCACATCCCGGAGAGCGACTACACCCGCTGCGACGGGAAGCCTGCCGGGTACGCCGACTGGGAGATCGGAAACGAGCTCGAGTCGGAAAAGGGCATGTACGACATGACGAGTGCCCTCGGCAAGTCCATCAACACCTACTTCGCGAAGCTCGAGCAGATGGCGGGCCTCTGCGAGACGATCACGATGGCGAAGAAGGTCGGGTACGAGCGCGAGCTCGGCAAGAAGCTCCAGCAGCTGCCGTCCGTCACCCTCGGCGCCCAGGAGAGCACCCCGCTCGACATGGCGAGCGCCTACGCGACCTTCGCCAACCGGGGCATCTACTGCACCCCGGTCGCCATCGAGTCGGTCAGGGCCGCCAACGGCGACAAGCTGAACGTGCCGCAGACCAAGTGCACGCGGGCCATGAGCGACCGCACCGCCGACATGATCAACCAGATGCTCAAGGGCGTCGTCGAGGACGGTACGGGCCAGAAGGCAGGCCTCAGCGACCGCGACAACGCGGGCAAGACCGGTACGACCAACGACCGCAAGGACGCCTGGTTCGTCGGCTACACCCCGAACCTCTCCACCGCCGTCTGGGTCGGTGACGACGTCGGCGAGAAGAAGTCGATGTACGACATCACCATCGGCGGCGAGTTCTACGACAAGGTCTGTGGTGGCTGCCTCCCCGGCCCGATCTGGCGGATCGCGATGACCGGCGCCCTGAACGCCTCCGAGACGCCGGGCTTCACCCCCATCGCCGTACCGCGGGCCAAGCCCAAGGAGGAGAAGAAGGAAGGCGACAAGCCGAAGAAGCCGGGCGACGCCAAGCCGGGCGACACGAAGCCGCCGACCGACCCCTTCCCCGGGATCACGCTCCCGCCGGACCTGATCGGCGGCGGTGACGGCGGCCGCGGCCGCGGAAACCGCTGA
- a CDS encoding ArsA family ATPase, whose product MTEKPAAESGLDAVPVLEIDPLIDDLGTRIIVCCGAGGVGKTTTAAALGVRAAERGRRVVVLTIDPARRLAQSMGIDSLDNTPRKVEGIKASDGGELHAMMLDMKRTFDEIVEAHADPGRARAILENPFYQSLSAGFAGTQEYMAMEKLGQLRARDEWDLIVVDTPPSRSALDFLDAPKRLGSFLDGKFIKLLMAPAKVGGRAGMKFLNVGMSMMTGTLGKLLGGQFLKDVQTFVAAMDTMFGGFRTRADATYRLLQAPGTAFLVVATPERDALREAAYFVERLAAEAMPLAGLVLNRVHGSGAAGLSAERARAAAENLDEGRMTDQAGGKTARSGSPATSPELSDLATAAASSSVSPAAPTAEPAAQRTAADTVTEADTDTDVRHLTAGLLRLHAERMRVLAREQRTRNRFTALHPEVAVVEVAALPGDVHDLAGLRAIGDRLTTGHTPST is encoded by the coding sequence AGAAGCCGGCCGCCGAGAGCGGCCTCGACGCGGTCCCCGTCCTGGAGATCGACCCGCTCATCGACGACCTGGGCACCCGCATCATCGTCTGCTGCGGCGCCGGCGGGGTCGGCAAGACGACCACGGCGGCCGCCCTCGGCGTACGGGCGGCCGAGCGCGGCCGGCGGGTCGTCGTCCTCACCATCGACCCGGCGCGCCGGCTCGCGCAGTCGATGGGCATCGACTCCCTCGACAACACGCCCCGCAAGGTCGAGGGCATCAAGGCCTCCGATGGCGGCGAACTGCACGCCATGATGCTCGACATGAAGCGGACCTTCGACGAGATCGTCGAGGCGCACGCGGACCCCGGGCGGGCCCGGGCGATCCTGGAGAACCCCTTCTACCAGTCCTTGTCGGCCGGATTCGCCGGTACGCAGGAGTACATGGCGATGGAGAAGCTGGGCCAGCTCCGGGCGCGCGACGAGTGGGACCTGATCGTGGTCGACACGCCGCCGTCCCGCTCCGCCCTGGACTTCCTGGACGCGCCGAAGCGGCTCGGGTCCTTCCTCGACGGGAAGTTCATCAAGCTGCTCATGGCCCCGGCGAAGGTGGGCGGCCGGGCCGGCATGAAGTTCCTGAACGTCGGCATGTCGATGATGACGGGGACGCTCGGGAAGCTGCTCGGGGGTCAGTTCCTCAAGGACGTGCAGACCTTCGTGGCGGCGATGGACACGATGTTCGGCGGTTTCCGGACCCGCGCCGACGCCACGTACCGACTGCTCCAGGCCCCGGGCACGGCGTTCCTCGTCGTCGCCACGCCGGAGCGGGACGCGCTGCGCGAAGCCGCGTACTTCGTGGAGCGGCTGGCCGCCGAGGCGATGCCACTGGCCGGTCTCGTCCTCAACCGTGTCCACGGCAGCGGTGCCGCCGGCCTCTCGGCCGAGCGGGCGCGGGCCGCCGCGGAAAATCTTGACGAGGGGCGCATGACGGATCAGGCGGGCGGGAAGACTGCACGGAGTGGCTCCCCGGCCACGTCGCCCGAGCTGTCAGACCTCGCCACCGCCGCCGCATCTTCTTCCGTATCCCCGGCTGCCCCCACAGCCGAACCGGCCGCACAGCGCACAGCCGCAGACACCGTCACAGAGGCGGACACAGACACGGACGTACGACATCTCACCGCGGGACTCCTACGCCTGCATGCCGAGCGCATGCGGGTGCTCGCGCGTGAGCAGCGCACGCGGAACCGCTTCACCGCCCTCCACCCCGAGGTGGCGGTGGTCGAAGTGGCCGCCCTGCCCGGCGATGTGCACGACCTCGCCGGGCTGCGGGCCATCGGTGACCGGCTCACGACCGGGCATACGCCCTCGACCTGA